Genomic segment of Sphingopyxis lindanitolerans:
CTCCGCCCGCGCGCGCAGCCAGAAATGCTGGAACCCCGCCGACCAGTGGTCCTTGCCGCTGAGGCCGAAGCTGTGGAAATAGCTGTCTCCGTCATATTTCCAATTATCGAACAAGATGCCGAGCTTGAAGGTCGCCTGCGCCGCGCGCATGAATTCGGGCTCGGCTATGCCGAGGATGCGGTTGAAATTGACCAGCGGGGGGATCGTCGATTCGCCGACCCCGATGGTGCCGATCGCCTCCGATTCGACGAGCGTCAGGTCGACCGTCGCCCCCATCGTCCGCGCGATCGCCGCCGCCATCATCCAGCCCGCGGTCCCACCACCGGCGATCACGACGCGGCGGCGCTGCCTGTTTTCGCTCATCGGCTCAATGTCCTTAGCAAGAAGGCGCGCAGCCGCCCCGCGCTCTCAGGCGTGAGAGGAGCGAGGATGCCGCGCGCCGGTTCGGGAATATGGCCGGTCGCCCGGCCGTCGTTGTCGAAGACATAATGGTCGAACAGGTCGCGCCAGATCGCCTTGTCCTCGCCCGCCATGTCGCGGATCGCGAGGATCGCATGATGGAGCGCGTCCTGCGGCTGGCCAAGCCACGCCGGGGTGCGGCGCCACCAGTAATTGACCAATATGTTGAAGTCGGCGAGCGCCTCGACATGGTGCCACCACATCGAGGGGATGAAGATCGCATCGCCGGGCTCCAGCTCCGCTGTCTGCGCGTGGGCCATCGCGTCGGCGAAGCGCGGATAGGCGGCAAGGTCGGGCGCGGCGAAATCGACCATGCTGACGGTGCGGCCGGCGGGAGTGTTGTCGATCGGCCCCAGATAGAGGTTGCGGTACTGGTCGGGCGGAAACAAAGTGAAACGCCGCCGCCCCGCCGCGCAGCAGGCAAGATTGTCGGGGTAATCATTGTGCGCGGCGATGCGCGTCCGCGTCCCGATCCAGATGCTCTTCAACAGGTCGCGCGCGCCGAGATCGATCGGGTTCGCGTCGTCGAGCCCGTCGAAATGCGTCGGAATGTCGATCGAGGCGAGATAGACGGTGCGGATGTCGCCGAGTATCTCGCCCTTCTCCAGCCCCGCGAAGATGTCGGCGAGCTTGCCCGTCCCGGTGCGAAAATTCATCGCCATGTCGGCGTCGTAGAACAGCCGCCCATCGTGCCCCGGCGGGCCAATCGCGACCTTGAAGGCGCGGTCGCGCGCATGATCCAGCAGATAGCGGCGCGCCACCTCCGCCGAGTCCCGGCCCGCAGCGACGAGCGGCCAGTCGGCGACGAGTCCGCGCAGCACGAACGGTTCGCGCGCGCCGTTC
This window contains:
- a CDS encoding cupin-like domain-containing protein, which translates into the protein MAERDAPIDDRIARVSEREWRETGLDALLNGAREPFVLRGLVADWPLVAAGRDSAEVARRYLLDHARDRAFKVAIGPPGHDGRLFYDADMAMNFRTGTGKLADIFAGLEKGEILGDIRTVYLASIDIPTHFDGLDDANPIDLGARDLLKSIWIGTRTRIAAHNDYPDNLACCAAGRRRFTLFPPDQYRNLYLGPIDNTPAGRTVSMVDFAAPDLAAYPRFADAMAHAQTAELEPGDAIFIPSMWWHHVEALADFNILVNYWWRRTPAWLGQPQDALHHAILAIRDMAGEDKAIWRDLFDHYVFDNDGRATGHIPEPARGILAPLTPESAGRLRAFLLRTLSR